The following DNA comes from Myxococcales bacterium.
GCAATCTACCCGATGCGCAGGAGCCGTGGTGGGCCGGGAAGGCGGATTTTTCTCCCTGCGCATCGCGCTGTTCTTTTGACGCTCGCAACCCTGAATGGCCAGGCACGCAGGTCCGCGTGCGGGGGAGGACGCAGGGAAAACCAGACCACGGTGGTGGGGTCCACCCGACCAGCCTTTGCCCCGACACCTCGTGTTTCCTAGTCTTTTCAAGCACTTGGGAGATGGCATGCGACGTGAATAGCCTCCTGTCTGCGCGTTCACTCGTAACGAAAGGTCTACCAACCATGTGCAAACCTAAACATCACCTCTGGGCCCTCCTGGCTTCCGCTGCCTTCCTGACCGGCGCCTGCAGCGACGACGACGACACGGTTACGCCGCCGACGTCTCAAAACATCGTTCAGGTCGCCGCCGCCAACCCGGACTTTTCGTCCTTGGTGGCCGCGGTCACGAAAGCCGAGCTGGTCACCACCTTGAGCGGCCCGGGGCCCTTCACCGTCTTTGCCCCCACGAACGCGGCGTTCGCCGCCCTGCTTACGCAGCTGGGGACCACGCTCGATGGGCTCACGAAGGAGCAACTGACGCCGATTTTGACCTATCACGTGCTGAGCGGCCAAGTGGGATCGCAGCAGGTGGTGGGCCTCAAGGGTGCCGCCACGGTCAATGGCGCCGACATCCGCATCCGCACCCAGGCCGGTCAGGTGTTCCTCACCGCCGGCAACGGTAACGACATCCGGGTGACCACCACCGACATCCAGGCGTCGAACGGCATCATTCACGTCATCGACAAGGTCATGCTGCCACCGAAGGACATCCCGGGCGTGGCCACCGACACCCCAAGCCTAAGCACGCTCGTTGCGGCGCTCACCAAAGCCAATTTGGTAGGTGCTCTCAAGGCCCCGGGCCCGTTCACCGTCTTCGCCCCAACCAACGAGGCGTTCGCGGCTTTGCTGGCCTCGAACCCCGCCTGGACCACGCTCGACGACATTCCCGCCGCCACGCTTGACGAGGTGCTCAAGTACCACGTGGTGCCCATGACGAAGGCGTATTCGGAGACGGTCGTGACCCTCACGAAGGTCAGCACGCTGGCTGGCAAGGACGTGACGATCGATGCCTCCGCGGGCGTGAAGCTCAACGGCACCACCAATGTGACCCTCGTGGACGTGCTCGCGAGCAACGGCGTGGTGCACGTCATCGACAAGGTGCTCTTGCCTCCCGCGGCCCCCGCACCGCAACCTCAGCCCCAAACCATCGTCGATGTGGCGGTGAGCAAGCCTGAGCTTTCGTCCTTGGTCGCCGCCGTACAGAAGGCCGAGCTCGTCACCACGCTAAGTGGCGCGGGCCCCTTCACCGTGTTTGCCCCGACCAACGAAGCGTTCACCGCGCTTCTGGCGGCTCTGAATACCAGCCTCGACGCGCTCACCAAGGAGGCTCTCACGCCGATTCTCACCTACCACGTGGTCTCGGGTGCCGTGAAGGCGGCCCAGGTGGTTGGCCTCAAGGGCGCCACCACGGTCAACGGCGCCGACATTCGCATCCGGGTCGACGGGGACAAGGTGTTCCTGACCGCAGGAAACGGCGCGGACATCCAGGTCACCATGACCGATATCGAAGCGTCGAACGGTGTCATTCACGTGATCAACAAGGTCATGGTGCCCCCGAAGACCATCCCCGAGGTCGCAACCGCGAACCCCAACTTCAGCTCGCTCGTGGCAGCTCTCGAGAGGGCCAACTTGGTCACGGCGCTGCAGGCCCCAGGTCCGTTCACGGTGTTCGCGCCCACCAACGAGGCCTTCGCGGCCTTGCTGGCCTCCAACCCCGCCTGGACCACCCTCAACGACATTCCTCTCGAGACGTTGGTGGCGGTGCTGCAATACCACGTGGTGCCCGGCACGAAGGCCTACTCCGAAACGGTGGTCACCTTGCCCAAGGTCTCGACATTACTCACGGGCAAGGACGTCACCATCGACGCCTCGGCAGGGGTGAAGCTCAACGGCACCACCACCGTCACGGCCACCGACGTGCTCGCCTCGAACGGGGTCATCCACGTCATCGACAAGGTGCTGCTGCCCCCGAACTAACCGCCAAGCCTCGTTGTCTCCCTCCGTCGCGTCTCCGCCCACTCCTCCTTCCGGGCGGGGGCGCGACGTTCTTTTTTGGCCCAGCCCACGGTTCCGACTGTCTCTTCCTGGTTTCCGTGCGAGGTTTCGGAGTCAGCCGGTGGCCCGACCGGGCGGACCAGCGGGAACAAGACGCCATCGTGCCCTCGCGGTTAAGATCCGCCGCATGTCTGAACTGTCCGTAGACGTCGTCGTGGTCGGCTCGGGTCCCGGCGGAGAGGGCGCCGCCATGCAAGCTTGCAAGGCGGGGCGCAAAGTGGCCGTGGTCGAGCGTTTCGCCGCAGTGGGGGGCGGCTGCACCCACTGGGGTACGATCCCGTCAAAAGCGCTGCGGCACGTGGTGCGCCAGTACATCGACTACCGCAGCAGCGGCTTTTTCGCCGCGGGCCCCGGCAGCGGCGACACGCTCACCTTTCCTCAGCTGCTCGGGCACGCCCGGAACGTCACGGCCAAGCAGGTGAAGTTGCGGCACGGGTTTTACGAACGCAACGGGGTCAAGCTCATCATGGGCCAGGCGCGCCTCGAGACGCCGCACAGTGTTTACGTGCGGCAGGCGAACGGCGGGGAGACGCTCATTCGCTGCGATAACATCGTGCTGGCACCGGGCTCGCGACCCTCGCGCCCCAAGGACATCGACTTTTCCCACCCCGCCATCCGGGACTCCGACACCATCTTGGGGATGGAACGTCCGCCCCGGAGCATCGCCATCTACGGCGCGGGCGTGATCGGCTGTGAATACGCCTCCATCTTCAAGCAACTTGGCGTCAAGGTGAACTTAATCAACACCCGCGACCGCCTGCTTTCGTTTTTGGACGACGAGATCTCGGACGCGCT
Coding sequences within:
- a CDS encoding fasciclin domain-containing protein translates to MCKPKHHLWALLASAAFLTGACSDDDDTVTPPTSQNIVQVAAANPDFSSLVAAVTKAELVTTLSGPGPFTVFAPTNAAFAALLTQLGTTLDGLTKEQLTPILTYHVLSGQVGSQQVVGLKGAATVNGADIRIRTQAGQVFLTAGNGNDIRVTTTDIQASNGIIHVIDKVMLPPKDIPGVATDTPSLSTLVAALTKANLVGALKAPGPFTVFAPTNEAFAALLASNPAWTTLDDIPAATLDEVLKYHVVPMTKAYSETVVTLTKVSTLAGKDVTIDASAGVKLNGTTNVTLVDVLASNGVVHVIDKVLLPPAAPAPQPQPQTIVDVAVSKPELSSLVAAVQKAELVTTLSGAGPFTVFAPTNEAFTALLAALNTSLDALTKEALTPILTYHVVSGAVKAAQVVGLKGATTVNGADIRIRVDGDKVFLTAGNGADIQVTMTDIEASNGVIHVINKVMVPPKTIPEVATANPNFSSLVAALERANLVTALQAPGPFTVFAPTNEAFAALLASNPAWTTLNDIPLETLVAVLQYHVVPGTKAYSETVVTLPKVSTLLTGKDVTIDASAGVKLNGTTTVTATDVLASNGVIHVIDKVLLPPN